In Oreochromis niloticus isolate F11D_XX linkage group LG5, O_niloticus_UMD_NMBU, whole genome shotgun sequence, a single window of DNA contains:
- the LOC112846850 gene encoding uncharacterized protein LOC112846850, with protein sequence MKRHFFAFMQNIFDRDHAELAPPLEVDKECWYLPTFGVYHPQKPGQIRVVFDSSAKCHGVSLNDVLLSGPDLNNSLLGVLLRFRRETVAVTADIEQMFHSFIVREDHRNYLRFLWHEDNNPANDICEYQMKVHVFGNSPSPSVAIYGLRCAAAHGEEEFGSDARRFVEREFYVDDALMSRPTASEAIDLMKRAQEMLATSNLRLHKIASNSSEVLDAFSPDDRAKGLKELNLETDVTPTQRSLGLIWDLKKDTFTFRVAETVKPFTKRGVLATINGLFDPLGFASPVTIQGKMLLRELSSEALDWDTPLPREREAEWDTWKESLVDLKNVHIPRTYASATMSTAIRKELHIFSDASTKAIAAVAFLKTTGENQNHQVGFVLGKAKLAPQSAHTIPRLELGAAVLAAELAEVITSELDLNLDAVEFYTDSRVVLGYISNQTKRFYVYVGNRVQRIRRISEPKQWHYVPTSSNPADIGTRSVPAAMLGDSAWLKGPAFLLQASVTREVETYDLVDPELDDEVRSFVTHTSNDGSLLGSQRFRRFSSLKKLLKALSLLIHIAKVFKSKDEGPSCSSWHHCKQSRTAEELTKAEIVVIKSVQKEMFEEELACIANGKVIPKHSSLQKLSPYCDDEGLLRIGGRLKHANIDYKEKYPLIIPGGSHVAKLIVEHHHQRVMHQGRVFTEGAVRTAGYWITGARRLIKQIIHNCITCNRLRKRATEQRMADLPSDRVSTEPPFTFVGLDVFGPWSVVTRRTRGGQANSRRWAVLFTCLSTRAVHIELIESMDASSFINALRRFFSLRGPVKQIRSDCGTNFVGACRELGFTLTDPDVSSIKTYLGEEGCTWIFNPPHSSHMGGSWERMIGLSRRILDAMLLQTTHAHLTHEVLSTLMAEVTAIINARPLSPITTDPDTPFLLTPSMLLTQKVCTPLPPPGSFIEKDLHRQQWRQVQYLANTFWTRWRREYLGTLQSRNKWQRNHANLKVGDLVLIKDAQVRRNEWPMGLVDQIFPDKDGRVRKIEVRVSRNGTINTYLRPVSETVLLMSPKD encoded by the coding sequence ATGAAGAGGCATTTCTTTGCCTTCATGCAGAACATATTTGATCGTGACCATGCTGAACTGGCTCCTCCACTTGAGGTGGACAAGGAGTGCTGGTACTTACCTACGTTTGGGGTGTACCATCCTCAGAAGCCGGGTCAGATCAGAGTTGTGTTCGACTCAAGTGCAAAGTGCCATGGCGTCTCTCTCAATGATGTTCTCCTCTCTGGACCTGACCTCAATAATAGCTTGTTGGGAGTATTGTTGAGGTTCAGACGTGAAACTGTTGCAGTAACCGCTGACATTGAACAGATGTTTCACAGTTTCATTGTAAGAGAGGACCATCGAAACTATTTGCGCTTCCTCTGGCATGAAGACAACAATCCTGCCAATGACATTTGTGAGTATCAAATGAAGGTTCACGTGTTTGGCAACAGTCCCTCACCATCCGTAGCTATATACGGCCTTCGATGTGCAGCAGCTCATGGTGAAGAGGAATTCGGATCAGATGCACGACGCTTCGTTGAGAGGGAGTTCTATGTTGATGATGCGCTTATGTCAAGGCCCACAGCCAGTGAAGCTATTGATCTAATGAAGAGAGCACAGGAAATGCTTGCCACATCTAACCTTCGCCTGCATAAAATAGCATCAAACAGCTCTGAGGTTCTTGATGCGTTTTCTCCAGATGACCGTGCAAAGGGGCTTAAGGAGCTAAATCTGGAGACTGATGTGACACCTACACAGCGAAGTCTTGGTCTGATATGGGACCTAAAGAAAGACACCTTTACCTTTCGAGTAGCAGAAACAGTGAAGCCCTTTACAAAGAGAGGTGTCTTAGCTACAATCAATGGTCTTTTCGATCCCTTAGGATTTGCTTCACCAGTTACAATCCAGGGAAAGATGCTGCTGAGAGAACTTTCAAGTGAGGCCCTAGACTGGGACACTCCACTGCCTAGAGAAAGGGAGGCCGAGTGGGATACATGGAAAGAATCTCTTGTTGATCTCAAGAATGTACATATTCCAAGAACCTACGCTTCTGCTACGATGTCAACAGCAATCAGAAAAGAGTTACACATCTTTTCAGATGCCTCCACTAAAGCCATTGCAGCGGTTGCTTTCCTAAAGACCACTGGCGAAAATCAGAACCATCAGGTGGGCTTCGTTCTAGGGAAAGCAAAATTGGCCCCACAATCTGCTCATACAATTCCAAGACTGGAATTGGGAGCTGCTGTGTTAGCTGCAGAGCTTGCCGAAGTCATCACAAGTGAACTGGACCTAAATCTTGATGCAGTTGAATTCTACACAGACAGTCGTGTGGTTTTAGGCTATATAAGCAACCAGACGAAGAGGTTCTATGTATATGTTGGCAACAGGGTGCAGCGAATCAGGAGGATTTCAGAACCAAAACAATGGCACTATGTCCCTACGAGCTCTAACCCTGCTGACATAGGCACACGCTCGGTGCCTGCTGCCATGCTTGGTGACAGTGCCTGGCTTAAAGGACCTGCCTTCTTGTTACAAGCTAGTGTTACAAGAGAAGTTGAAACCTATGACCTTGTGGACCCAGAATTGGATGATGAAGTACGTAGCTTTGTCACTCACACGAGTAATGATGGGTCTCTGCTTGGATCGCAAAGGTTCAGACGTTTTTCCTCCTTGAAGAAACTCCTCAAGGCCCTTAGCTTGCTCATTCATATTGCAAAGGTCTTCAAGAGCAAAGATGAAGGTCCCTCTTGCAGTTCATGGCATCATTGCAAACAGTCTCGCACGGCAGAGGAACTGACAAAGGCTGAGATTGTCGTCATCAAAAGTGTGCAGAAGGAAATGTTTGAGGAGGAACTTGCCTGTATTGCCAATGGTAAAGTCATACCAAAACACAGCTCTTTACAAAAACTCAGTCCCTACTGTGATGATGAAGGACTCTTGAGGATAGGAGGAAGGCTCAAACATGCCAACATCGACTACAAGGAGAAATATCCTCTCATTATTCCAGGTGGTAGCCACGTTGCCAAGTTGATAGTAGAACACCATCACCAGCGAGTAATGCATCAGGGACGGGTGTTCACAGAAGGTGCAGTCCGTACTGCTGGATACTGGATTACAGGAGCAAGGAGGCTAATCAAGCAGATTATCCACAACTGTATCACCTGCAACAGACTTAGGAAGAGAGCAACTGAGCAAAGAATGGCAGATCTGCCTTCTGATCGTGTCAGCACCGAACCCCCTTTCACCTTCGTGGGTTTGGATGTATTTGGCCCTTGGTCTGTGGTCACAAGGCGCACAAGAGGAGGCCAGGCAAATAGCAGAAGGTGGGCTGTTCTTTTTACGTGTCTTAGCACACGTGCTGTGCACATTGAACTGATTGAGTCAATGGACGCATCAAGTTTCATCAATGCCCTGCGTCGATTCTTCAGTTTGAGAGGGCCTGTTAAGCAGATTCGATCCGATTGTGGGACTAATTTCGTTGGTGCTTGCCGGGAGCTAGGTTTCACACTGACAGACCCCGACGTGTCAAGCATTAAGACATACCTGGGAGAAGAGGGATGCACCTGGATCTTTAATCCACCTCACTCTTCTCATATGGGAGGAAGCTGGGAACGTATGATAGGGTTGTCCCGACGTATCCTGGATGCAATGCTTCTCCAAACCACGCACGCTCACTTGACTCATGAGGTGCTTTCCACTCTAATGGCAGAGGTAACAGCCATCATTAATGCTAGACCTTTGTCTCCTATCACAACAGATCCTGACACACCATTCCTGCTGACGCCTTCCATGCTTCTCACTCAGAAGGTGTGCACTCCTCTCCCCCCTCCGGGAAGTTTTATTGAGAAAGATCTCCATCGACAGCAGTGGAGGCAAGTTCAATACCTTGCAAACACATTTTGGACCAGATGGAGACGGGAGTATTTAGGGACACTGCAAAGCCGGAACAAGTGGCAACGTAACCATGCAAACCTCAAGGTGGGAGATTTGGTGCTCATCAAAGACGCACAAGTGAGGCGCAATGAATGGCCAATGGGACTTGTCGACCAGATCTTCCCGGATAAGGATGGCAGGGTCAGGAAGATTGAAGTGAGGGTCTCAAGAAATGGAACTATTAATACTTACCTGAGACCTGTGTCAGAGACAGTGTTATTGATGTCCCCAAAGGACTGA